One window of Mesorhizobium loti R88b genomic DNA carries:
- a CDS encoding alpha/beta fold hydrolase, with product MTTKVENRKVAVWGGEVELNFQIRGSGPVLIYFHPAAGLGWDPFLERLAEIYTVYAPEFPGTTIGDPYAINQVDGLNDAVLMYEEAIRILGLSGAVAVGQSFGGMMSIEIAATFPGIFSRLVVLDPIGLWNEGAPTANWIEASPQQLPQILFKNPDSAAARAMLAMPEDPAIAVKVTAQLIWNLGCTGKLVWPIPERGMRRRLHRVNSDTLIVWGEDDALISASYADELSAGIVGSRVELIANCGHIPQVEQLEITYDLVTNFLHMAQKAA from the coding sequence ATGACAACCAAAGTTGAAAACCGCAAGGTGGCCGTCTGGGGTGGCGAGGTCGAACTCAATTTCCAGATCCGCGGCAGTGGCCCGGTGCTGATCTATTTCCACCCTGCTGCCGGCCTTGGCTGGGATCCATTCCTGGAACGGTTGGCGGAAATATACACGGTCTACGCCCCGGAATTTCCGGGAACCACGATCGGCGACCCCTATGCGATCAATCAGGTGGATGGTCTGAACGACGCAGTGCTCATGTACGAAGAGGCCATCCGCATCCTTGGTCTGTCGGGAGCAGTTGCCGTGGGCCAAAGTTTCGGCGGCATGATGTCGATCGAGATTGCTGCCACCTTCCCGGGGATATTCTCACGGCTCGTGGTGCTCGACCCCATCGGCCTGTGGAACGAGGGCGCGCCGACAGCAAACTGGATTGAAGCTTCGCCTCAGCAGCTTCCGCAGATCCTTTTCAAGAATCCCGACAGCGCTGCGGCTCGAGCGATGCTGGCGATGCCTGAAGATCCCGCCATTGCAGTCAAGGTCACGGCGCAGTTGATCTGGAACCTCGGCTGCACTGGAAAGTTGGTCTGGCCGATTCCGGAACGCGGGATGCGTCGTCGTTTACATCGGGTGAACAGCGATACGCTGATCGTCTGGGGCGAGGACGACGCATTGATATCGGCGTCCTATGCCGACGAACTTTCGGCGGGCATCGTTGGAAGCCGAGTCGAACTGATTGCGAATTGCGGTCACATTCCGCAGGTCGAGCAGTTGGAGATCACTTACGATCTGGTAACCAACTTTCTCCACATGGCCCAAAAAGCCGCTTGA
- a CDS encoding carbohydrate ABC transporter permease gives MNAFRFLPALGKAAVLLVFTGFVLGPLTVAVFGGFKTNGELRVNPFGIPQQWDFEFYAAMLGDPAFWRYMGNSLIISLLTVFLTLIVSAAAAYVFAQIRFLGSRMMQAYLLAGLVFPFATAILPLFIKVRDLGLLDSYWAVILPQTAFGLSLSIMLFKTFFEQLPKDLFEAAHVEGCGYVRFFWQFTLPLSTPILATVGVFVFVQSWNNFLLPLVVINSRELFTWPLGMMQFRGEYLSEWNRTLAFISLTILPAVAFFIAAQKYIVAGLTGGAVKG, from the coding sequence ATGAATGCGTTCAGATTTCTTCCAGCGCTGGGAAAAGCCGCCGTCCTGCTGGTCTTCACCGGTTTCGTGCTGGGGCCGTTAACGGTCGCCGTCTTTGGCGGCTTCAAGACCAATGGCGAACTCCGCGTCAATCCTTTCGGCATCCCGCAGCAATGGGACTTCGAGTTCTACGCGGCCATGCTGGGCGATCCGGCCTTCTGGCGCTACATGGGAAACTCGCTGATCATCTCGCTGTTGACCGTGTTTTTGACCCTGATCGTCTCAGCGGCGGCGGCTTATGTCTTCGCCCAGATCCGCTTTCTTGGGTCGAGAATGATGCAAGCCTATCTGCTGGCGGGCCTTGTCTTTCCGTTCGCCACGGCGATCCTGCCGCTGTTCATCAAGGTCCGCGACCTCGGGCTGCTCGACAGCTACTGGGCCGTTATCCTGCCCCAGACAGCCTTTGGCCTTTCGCTTTCGATCATGCTGTTCAAGACGTTCTTCGAACAGTTGCCGAAGGATCTCTTCGAGGCGGCACATGTCGAAGGCTGCGGCTATGTCCGGTTCTTCTGGCAATTCACGCTGCCGCTCTCGACGCCGATTCTGGCGACCGTAGGCGTGTTCGTCTTCGTCCAGAGCTGGAACAATTTCCTGCTGCCGCTCGTCGTCATCAACTCGCGGGAACTGTTCACCTGGCCACTCGGAATGATGCAGTTTCGAGGCGAATATCTCTCGGAGTGGAACCGCACCCTGGCTTTCATATCCCTGACCATTCTGCCTGCGGTCGCCTTCTTCATCGCGGCTCAGAAATACATCGTTGCCGGACTGACGGGAGGGGCGGTCAAAGGCTGA
- a CDS encoding carbohydrate ABC transporter permease, with protein sequence MKMTELAAPGLAPSIRSRGRFTSQTSALLLMLPPALVLFTLFVALPLFDAAYYSLFKWDGYGTPTDFIGLDNFKQALGHAVFWQAVRNTLIVLAVSVFVQLPIALGLALLIYEKTPANTLFRLIFFLPFILAEVASGLIWSFVFDGNTGVAAALFHALGMEPVFILADRHWAFAAITLVVVWKYFGFHMMIYIAALQGVPKEMLEAARLEGAGRWAIVRHVQVPMIASAIGVSVFFSIVGSLQLFDVVIPLTNGGPSNSTHTIVTYLYTFGLTRTRIGFGSAVGVMLFVAAVAFAVLYQRQISKGSRS encoded by the coding sequence ATGAAAATGACCGAGCTAGCCGCGCCCGGATTGGCTCCGAGCATACGTAGTCGAGGGCGCTTCACCAGCCAAACCAGCGCACTGCTTCTGATGTTGCCGCCCGCGCTGGTGCTTTTCACATTGTTCGTGGCGTTACCCCTGTTCGACGCCGCGTACTACAGTCTGTTCAAATGGGACGGCTACGGTACGCCGACCGATTTCATAGGCCTGGACAATTTCAAGCAGGCCCTGGGCCATGCCGTTTTCTGGCAAGCGGTACGCAACACGCTGATCGTGCTTGCGGTGTCCGTTTTCGTTCAGCTGCCCATCGCGCTGGGCCTCGCCTTGTTGATCTACGAGAAGACCCCCGCCAATACGCTGTTTCGCCTCATCTTCTTTCTGCCCTTCATCCTGGCCGAGGTGGCTTCGGGTCTGATCTGGAGTTTCGTATTCGACGGCAACACGGGGGTGGCTGCCGCTCTCTTCCATGCGCTGGGAATGGAGCCCGTTTTCATTCTCGCGGATCGCCACTGGGCATTCGCGGCCATTACGCTGGTCGTCGTGTGGAAATACTTCGGGTTTCACATGATGATCTATATTGCCGCTCTGCAGGGCGTGCCCAAGGAAATGCTTGAGGCGGCACGGCTGGAAGGTGCGGGCCGCTGGGCGATCGTGCGCCATGTTCAGGTGCCGATGATCGCCTCGGCCATTGGCGTGTCGGTGTTTTTCTCCATCGTCGGCTCCTTGCAACTCTTCGACGTTGTGATCCCGCTCACCAATGGTGGCCCGTCCAACTCCACGCATACGATTGTCACCTATCTCTATACGTTTGGTCTCACCCGAACGCGTATCGGCTTCGGAAGCGCCGTCGGCGTCATGCTGTTCGTCGCCGCTGTCGCTTTCGCCGTTCTCTACCAACGCCAGATTAGCAAGGGGAGCCGGTCATGA
- a CDS encoding glycoside hydrolase family 30 protein, giving the protein MVTPDFKGFGGCFNELGWKALSHLDENERGEIVGALFSADGCAFNYCRLPIGANDYAESWYSHNETEGDFTMETFSIARDRQYLIPYIRAARAVRGSDFHLFASPWSPPTWMKFPRAHNHGTLIWESRYRHAYANYFVRFVKAYEDEGIAINAVHVQNEPNSDQKFPSCIWTGTKMRDFIRDDLGPAFRSAGLDAEIWAGTIERGDFNDWAGTIMSDPATAAVVKGMGFQWAGKHGVQRTRQAFPDLPIIQTENECGDGTNSWDQAHYAFDLIQHYLSNGAEAYLYWNMVLEPGGVSTWGWRQNAMVTVDPTTRSATFNPEFFVMKHFAGFVRPGAAVLRTAGPMAANTLAFRNLDGGEVFVVQNAQDTERTITVRGSRESATLNLAPFSISTLTL; this is encoded by the coding sequence GTGGTTACGCCCGACTTCAAGGGTTTTGGCGGCTGCTTCAACGAGCTTGGGTGGAAGGCCCTTTCGCATCTCGATGAAAACGAGCGCGGCGAGATAGTGGGCGCGCTGTTCTCCGCGGATGGCTGCGCCTTCAATTATTGCCGGCTGCCGATTGGTGCCAACGACTATGCGGAGAGCTGGTACAGCCACAACGAGACCGAGGGGGACTTCACCATGGAGACCTTCTCGATAGCGCGCGACCGGCAATATCTGATCCCTTACATCAGAGCCGCGCGCGCGGTGCGTGGCTCTGATTTCCATCTCTTCGCCTCACCGTGGAGCCCGCCGACCTGGATGAAGTTCCCGCGGGCGCACAACCATGGAACGCTCATCTGGGAATCCCGCTATCGCCACGCCTATGCGAATTACTTCGTCCGCTTCGTCAAGGCATATGAGGACGAGGGGATCGCGATCAATGCCGTGCACGTCCAGAACGAGCCGAACTCGGATCAGAAATTTCCATCTTGCATTTGGACAGGCACGAAAATGCGGGACTTCATCCGCGACGATCTGGGACCTGCGTTCAGGTCCGCCGGCCTTGATGCCGAGATTTGGGCGGGCACGATCGAGCGCGGCGACTTCAATGACTGGGCGGGCACCATCATGTCGGATCCGGCCACGGCTGCCGTCGTCAAGGGGATGGGCTTCCAGTGGGCCGGCAAGCACGGCGTGCAGCGAACGCGCCAAGCCTTTCCAGATCTGCCGATTATCCAGACCGAGAACGAATGCGGTGACGGCACCAACAGTTGGGATCAAGCTCACTACGCCTTCGACTTGATCCAGCATTACCTGAGCAATGGAGCCGAGGCTTACCTTTACTGGAACATGGTGTTGGAGCCCGGAGGCGTCAGCACCTGGGGTTGGCGCCAGAACGCGATGGTGACGGTCGATCCCACCACGCGCAGCGCCACGTTCAATCCCGAGTTCTTCGTGATGAAGCACTTTGCCGGCTTCGTGCGGCCGGGCGCGGCGGTATTGAGGACTGCTGGCCCAATGGCCGCGAACACCCTGGCTTTCCGCAACCTCGACGGCGGCGAAGTCTTCGTCGTTCAGAACGCGCAGGATACCGAGAGGACGATCACGGTCCGGGGCAGCCGTGAATCGGCAACTTTGAACCTCGCCCCCTTTTCCATCAGTACGCTCACTCTTTGA
- a CDS encoding flavin reductase family protein, whose translation MILDPGADLKRFRKALGTFPTGVCIVTTLSREGENVGVTCSSFNSVSLDPPLILWSLGKNAYSLPVFGAAEFWAVHVLGADQEEVSNQFARAGGNKFKDIKLEAGLGEIPLLVDCSTRFQCITEHVYDGGDHVIFVGRVLDFDQTHRLPLVFHSGRYVR comes from the coding sequence ATGATCCTTGATCCAGGCGCCGACTTAAAGCGTTTTCGCAAGGCGTTGGGCACCTTCCCCACCGGCGTCTGCATCGTGACCACACTCTCCCGCGAGGGCGAGAATGTCGGGGTGACGTGTTCAAGTTTCAACTCGGTTTCGCTTGATCCGCCGTTGATCCTGTGGAGCCTTGGCAAAAACGCCTATTCTTTGCCGGTCTTCGGAGCGGCGGAGTTCTGGGCCGTTCATGTGCTCGGCGCGGATCAGGAAGAGGTTTCCAACCAATTCGCCCGCGCTGGCGGTAACAAGTTCAAGGACATCAAGCTGGAAGCCGGGCTAGGCGAAATTCCGTTGCTTGTTGATTGCAGCACAAGGTTCCAGTGTATCACTGAACATGTGTACGATGGTGGCGATCATGTCATTTTTGTTGGCCGGGTGCTGGATTTCGACCAGACACACCGTTTGCCGCTGGTGTTTCATTCAGGTCGTTATGTCCGATAG
- a CDS encoding LysR family transcriptional regulator codes for MQSINLRRLEYFMAVAEELHFGRAAERLSMAQPPLSRQIIQLEAELEVALFDRGRGQTVLTQAGEALQKRAREMLAAMDDAVLEVRRIDQGAKGRLRVAFVGSATHGILPGLIQAFRASYPDVNLSLWSMNNAQQYLALIRKDVDIAIARPKIDDPEIVSIPIQEEPLSLASAESNNFTAGEPVLLTDLKELPFVLYPEQPRPSFADQVLSLCRGAGFEPRSRVFCMDYQTAISLVSVGEGVSIVPQSVGLTGHKGVQFSPIASPDAKTGLSVNYRRDNREKHLVRFAEIARKLARSSS; via the coding sequence ATGCAGTCAATAAACCTCAGGCGGCTTGAGTACTTCATGGCCGTCGCAGAAGAGCTTCATTTTGGACGCGCGGCCGAAAGGCTCAGCATGGCGCAACCGCCTCTCAGTCGGCAGATCATTCAACTCGAAGCGGAGCTGGAAGTTGCACTGTTCGACCGCGGCCGCGGCCAGACCGTGCTGACCCAGGCGGGCGAGGCCCTGCAAAAGCGCGCCCGAGAAATGCTCGCGGCCATGGACGATGCCGTCCTGGAGGTGCGCCGTATCGATCAGGGTGCCAAAGGCCGGCTGCGCGTCGCGTTCGTGGGCTCCGCGACCCATGGGATTTTGCCTGGCCTCATCCAGGCCTTCCGGGCCAGCTATCCTGACGTCAATCTCAGCCTTTGGTCGATGAACAATGCCCAGCAATATCTCGCGCTGATCAGAAAGGACGTGGATATCGCCATCGCTCGGCCCAAGATTGACGATCCCGAAATTGTCTCCATTCCGATCCAAGAAGAGCCATTGAGTCTCGCGAGTGCAGAGTCGAATAACTTTACGGCCGGGGAACCCGTGCTGTTGACGGACCTCAAAGAGCTGCCCTTCGTCCTGTACCCCGAACAGCCTCGTCCAAGTTTCGCTGATCAGGTTCTTTCTTTGTGCCGCGGCGCGGGTTTCGAGCCGCGCTCGCGGGTGTTCTGCATGGACTACCAGACCGCAATCAGCCTGGTCTCTGTGGGTGAAGGCGTCTCCATCGTCCCGCAATCGGTCGGGCTGACTGGCCATAAAGGAGTGCAATTTTCGCCTATTGCCAGCCCCGACGCGAAAACAGGGCTCTCGGTGAATTACCGGCGCGATAACCGCGAAAAACACCTGGTGCGCTTTGCAGAAATCGCAAGAAAATTGGCACGATCCTCTAGCTAG
- the xylA gene encoding xylose isomerase has translation MTSGFFRDIKPIRYEGPDSTNPLAYRFYNPDEVVAGKRLEDHLRFAVAYWHSFAWPGGDPFGGQTFDRPWFPKAGGVDTMELAKLKADVAFEMFSLLGAPYFCFHDADVRPEGKDFSESAARLDEIADYFATKMKQTGVKLLWGTANLFSNRRFMSGAATNPDPDVFAYAAATVKSCIDVTKRLKGENYVLWGGREGYETLLNTDLAREQEQAGRFLSLVVDYKHKIGFKGTILIEPKPQEPTKHQYDYDVATVYGFLKRFGLEKEVKLNIEQGHAILAGHSFEHELALANALGVFGSIDMNRNDYQSGWDTDQFPNNVPEMALAYYQVLQAAGFKTGGTNFDAKLRRQSLDPQDLLIGHIGGMDSCARGLKAAARMVEDKALSGPLTERYAGWSTAEGKAMLSGKRTLEEIAERVVKKKIEPQPRSGRQELLENIVNRYV, from the coding sequence TTGACCAGCGGTTTTTTTCGGGACATCAAACCCATTCGCTATGAAGGGCCGGATTCCACCAATCCGCTGGCCTACCGGTTCTACAACCCCGACGAGGTCGTGGCCGGCAAGCGGCTGGAAGACCATCTGCGCTTTGCCGTCGCCTACTGGCATTCCTTCGCCTGGCCGGGCGGCGATCCCTTCGGCGGCCAGACCTTCGACCGTCCCTGGTTCCCCAAGGCCGGCGGCGTCGACACGATGGAACTGGCCAAACTCAAGGCCGACGTTGCCTTCGAGATGTTCTCGCTGCTCGGCGCACCCTATTTCTGCTTCCACGACGCCGACGTACGGCCCGAGGGCAAGGATTTTTCTGAAAGCGCTGCCCGCCTCGACGAGATCGCGGACTATTTCGCCACCAAGATGAAGCAGACCGGCGTCAAGCTTCTGTGGGGTACGGCAAACTTGTTCTCCAATCGCCGCTTCATGTCGGGTGCCGCCACCAATCCCGATCCGGATGTCTTTGCCTATGCGGCGGCGACGGTAAAGAGCTGCATCGACGTCACCAAGCGACTGAAGGGCGAGAACTATGTGCTGTGGGGCGGGCGCGAGGGTTATGAGACGCTGCTCAACACCGACCTTGCTCGTGAGCAGGAACAGGCCGGCCGGTTCCTTAGCCTCGTCGTCGACTACAAGCACAAGATCGGCTTCAAGGGCACGATCCTGATCGAGCCGAAGCCGCAGGAGCCGACCAAGCATCAGTACGATTACGATGTTGCCACCGTCTACGGCTTCCTCAAGCGCTTCGGACTGGAGAAGGAGGTAAAGCTCAACATCGAGCAGGGCCACGCCATCCTGGCCGGCCATTCCTTCGAGCACGAACTGGCGCTGGCCAATGCGCTAGGCGTCTTCGGCTCGATCGACATGAACCGCAACGACTACCAGTCCGGCTGGGACACCGACCAGTTCCCCAACAACGTGCCGGAAATGGCGCTGGCCTATTACCAGGTCCTGCAGGCCGCTGGCTTCAAGACCGGCGGCACGAATTTCGACGCCAAGCTGCGCCGCCAGTCGCTCGACCCGCAGGATCTGCTGATCGGCCATATCGGCGGCATGGATTCCTGCGCACGCGGTCTCAAGGCCGCGGCGCGTATGGTCGAGGACAAGGCGCTGTCGGGTCCGCTGACCGAGCGCTATGCCGGCTGGAGCACGGCCGAGGGCAAAGCGATGCTGTCCGGCAAGCGCACACTGGAAGAGATCGCCGAGCGCGTCGTCAAGAAGAAGATCGAGCCGCAGCCGCGCTCCGGCCGCCAGGAACTGCTCGAAAACATCGTCAACCGTTACGTGTGA
- a CDS encoding LLM class flavin-dependent oxidoreductase, with protein sequence MKVTYFQQVPYRHLPTDFETRFESVVTTPYHDMVEPAKVSKAYRDATDECMVAARSGFDGITITEHGQSSYDMAPNPDLLQAALAYATEAEGIDTAIYPVGRSLGKTKEPLRVAEEQAMLDCMSNGRLVCGFPVGLAYDANINNGVPPAQTRSRFDENLDLVLRAWTAKEPFPFNGKYTQANHVNLWPRPVQQNPHPPVWITGIGNPKTMEICLRRNFGFNYFGWFGAKQTGNRIFDRFSAVAKGLGKKRNPFQIGFMQMIAVADTDKEAKEIYAEHVEYFFRKALGAIPLNRLMLPGGIDIRGLEILLADPSDFGMYTKMLTATHDELVEAGCVICGSPATVRDQLVKLVTDYGIGNLHAMLQFGSMPTEIARQNIKLFAGKVLPDLAPLFDDEYDHHWWPERLGGKPIPATAENFEVA encoded by the coding sequence ATGAAAGTTACGTACTTTCAGCAGGTGCCGTACAGGCACTTGCCGACGGATTTCGAGACGCGCTTCGAATCCGTGGTAACCACGCCTTATCACGACATGGTCGAACCAGCGAAAGTTTCAAAAGCGTACCGAGACGCGACGGACGAATGCATGGTTGCAGCGCGTTCGGGTTTCGATGGAATCACGATCACCGAACACGGTCAGTCATCTTACGACATGGCGCCCAACCCTGACCTCCTGCAAGCCGCGCTCGCCTATGCGACAGAGGCTGAAGGGATCGACACGGCAATCTATCCCGTTGGCCGGTCGCTCGGCAAAACCAAGGAACCTCTGCGGGTCGCCGAGGAACAGGCCATGCTTGACTGCATGAGCAACGGGCGTCTGGTATGCGGATTCCCGGTCGGCTTGGCCTATGACGCCAACATCAACAACGGCGTGCCACCCGCACAGACCCGCAGCAGATTCGACGAGAACCTCGATCTTGTGTTGCGCGCCTGGACGGCGAAGGAGCCATTTCCGTTCAACGGCAAGTACACTCAGGCGAACCATGTCAATCTCTGGCCCCGCCCGGTACAGCAGAACCCGCATCCGCCTGTCTGGATTACCGGCATCGGAAATCCAAAGACCATGGAGATCTGCCTGCGCCGAAATTTTGGCTTCAACTACTTCGGCTGGTTTGGCGCCAAGCAGACCGGCAACCGGATCTTTGATCGGTTCTCTGCGGTGGCCAAAGGATTGGGAAAGAAGCGCAACCCGTTCCAGATCGGCTTCATGCAGATGATCGCCGTTGCCGACACCGACAAGGAGGCGAAGGAGATCTATGCGGAGCATGTGGAATACTTCTTCCGCAAGGCTCTGGGCGCGATTCCGTTGAATCGGCTGATGCTGCCTGGCGGCATCGACATTCGCGGGCTCGAGATTCTGCTGGCAGACCCTTCGGATTTTGGCATGTACACCAAAATGCTGACCGCCACCCACGACGAACTCGTCGAAGCTGGCTGCGTGATTTGCGGCAGTCCGGCCACAGTGCGCGACCAGTTGGTGAAGCTCGTCACAGACTACGGGATCGGCAACCTTCATGCGATGCTGCAGTTTGGCTCGATGCCCACCGAGATTGCCCGGCAGAACATCAAACTCTTCGCTGGAAAGGTGCTGCCCGATTTGGCCCCGCTCTTCGATGACGAATACGACCACCATTGGTGGCCCGAACGGCTCGGTGGCAAGCCGATTCCTGCAACTGCTGAAAACTTTGAGGTGGCGTGA
- a CDS encoding ABC transporter substrate-binding protein: MKFSGLTMLGAASLLATLLASTAFADVTVHVLRPEVPNTEKAYHQKMVADFEKSHPGVDIAFEYIANEAYKQKLTTLLQSDQKPDLIFSWAGGVLAQQAKAGVLQDISASVTSDWSASIANAGLSAFTIDGKVYGMPVNASDVVFWTNLDLAKKAGVDPESIKTWDDFLAAVKKAKEAGVTPIMVGGKDKWPLHFYYGYLWVREAGKDGMAAAMGGKGDGFAAAPFVKAGEDFKNLVDLQPFEPGFMDTTFEQATGQFGDGKALFHLMGDWEYGTEKQNSVSGKGIPDDKLGTIRFPAVQGGAGEATDTFGGINGYAVIAGAPPEAVEFLKYMTDAENQKLAGAQGLFIPIAKGVDESIANPFFRKMSEALAVSKFHQIFLDQALGSDVGATVTDVAADLAQGVVTPEAAAKTVQDAWSMR; the protein is encoded by the coding sequence ATGAAATTCTCAGGTTTGACCATGCTGGGGGCGGCATCGCTTTTGGCCACGCTCCTTGCATCCACGGCGTTCGCGGATGTGACCGTCCACGTTCTTCGGCCGGAGGTACCGAATACCGAAAAGGCCTATCACCAAAAAATGGTCGCGGACTTCGAGAAGTCGCATCCAGGTGTTGATATCGCTTTCGAATACATCGCAAACGAGGCCTACAAGCAGAAGCTCACGACGCTGCTGCAGTCGGACCAGAAGCCCGACCTCATCTTCAGCTGGGCGGGGGGCGTCCTTGCGCAACAGGCCAAAGCCGGCGTCCTGCAGGACATCTCCGCATCCGTCACCAGCGATTGGTCGGCGTCGATCGCGAACGCCGGATTGTCGGCGTTCACCATCGACGGAAAAGTCTATGGCATGCCGGTCAATGCGAGCGACGTGGTGTTTTGGACCAATCTCGATCTCGCAAAGAAGGCCGGCGTCGACCCCGAAAGCATCAAGACCTGGGACGATTTTCTTGCAGCGGTCAAGAAGGCAAAGGAGGCTGGTGTCACGCCGATCATGGTTGGCGGCAAGGACAAATGGCCATTGCACTTCTACTATGGCTATCTGTGGGTGCGCGAGGCCGGCAAGGACGGAATGGCCGCGGCCATGGGAGGCAAAGGCGACGGCTTCGCTGCCGCGCCCTTCGTGAAGGCTGGCGAGGACTTCAAGAACCTCGTCGATCTGCAGCCCTTCGAGCCTGGTTTCATGGATACCACGTTCGAGCAGGCAACGGGACAGTTCGGTGACGGCAAGGCCCTGTTTCATCTCATGGGGGATTGGGAGTACGGGACCGAGAAGCAGAATTCGGTCAGCGGCAAGGGCATTCCGGACGACAAGCTCGGCACGATCCGCTTCCCTGCGGTTCAAGGTGGGGCGGGCGAGGCGACCGACACGTTCGGGGGCATCAACGGCTATGCGGTCATTGCCGGAGCACCACCGGAGGCGGTCGAATTCCTGAAATACATGACCGACGCCGAAAATCAGAAGCTGGCTGGCGCACAGGGTCTGTTCATACCGATCGCCAAGGGCGTGGACGAGAGCATCGCCAATCCATTCTTCCGCAAGATGTCCGAGGCGCTCGCTGTCTCGAAATTCCATCAGATCTTTCTCGATCAGGCGCTCGGATCCGATGTCGGGGCCACGGTCACAGACGTAGCCGCGGATCTGGCCCAAGGCGTCGTCACGCCGGAGGCGGCGGCAAAGACCGTGCAGGACGCCTGGTCCATGCGCTGA
- a CDS encoding ABC transporter ATP-binding protein has product MAAVELSSINKTFGAVETIPNLTLSIPHGSFTVLVGPSGCGKSTLLRMVAGLEQPTKGSIAIGNRDVTHEEPSKRGISMVFQSYALFPHMTVEQNIDFGLRLAKVPQAQREARVAAAAEVLHLKPLLQRKPAALSGGQRQRVAIGRSIVRNPEVFLFDEPLSNLDAALRTQMRVELADLHKRLNATMIYVTHDQVEAMTLADQIVVMNAGRIEQVGSPMELYDTPNTLFVATFIGSPRMNLISGQSAKAEGAATIGIRPEHIAIDDANGIWSGRLRFAEHLGNETIAYVESDVGEIIVRLAGHHGLNEGTLRMTPDRLYLHRFDENGRRISAVN; this is encoded by the coding sequence ATGGCCGCCGTCGAACTTTCGAGCATCAACAAGACCTTTGGTGCTGTCGAGACCATACCCAACCTGACGCTCTCAATTCCCCATGGCTCTTTCACCGTGCTGGTCGGTCCGTCCGGTTGTGGCAAGTCCACACTGCTCCGGATGGTCGCCGGCCTGGAACAACCGACGAAGGGATCGATCGCTATCGGCAATCGGGACGTTACCCATGAGGAACCGTCAAAGCGTGGCATCTCCATGGTCTTCCAGTCCTATGCGTTGTTTCCGCACATGACGGTGGAGCAGAACATCGACTTCGGTTTGCGGCTCGCCAAGGTTCCGCAGGCGCAACGCGAAGCGCGTGTCGCAGCCGCTGCCGAGGTGCTGCACCTCAAGCCTCTGCTGCAACGCAAGCCGGCGGCGCTCTCCGGCGGCCAGCGCCAGCGCGTCGCCATCGGCCGGTCGATCGTCCGAAACCCGGAGGTCTTCCTGTTCGATGAACCGCTTTCCAATCTCGACGCGGCCCTGCGTACCCAAATGCGCGTCGAACTCGCCGATTTGCACAAGCGGCTCAATGCGACGATGATCTATGTCACCCACGACCAGGTCGAGGCGATGACGCTGGCAGACCAGATCGTCGTGATGAATGCCGGGCGCATCGAGCAGGTCGGGTCGCCGATGGAACTCTACGACACGCCGAACACCTTGTTTGTCGCCACCTTCATCGGCTCCCCCCGCATGAATTTGATATCGGGACAGAGCGCAAAAGCGGAAGGCGCCGCCACGATCGGCATACGCCCCGAACATATTGCGATAGACGATGCCAATGGCATCTGGTCGGGCAGGTTGCGTTTCGCCGAGCATCTCGGCAACGAGACGATCGCCTATGTGGAGTCGGATGTGGGCGAAATCATCGTACGCCTCGCGGGCCACCATGGCCTCAACGAGGGGACGCTGCGCATGACACCCGACCGACTGTACCTGCATCGCTTCGATGAGAACGGTCGGCGAATTTCAGCTGTAAACTGA